One genomic region from Vibrio sp. SCSIO 43137 encodes:
- a CDS encoding ATP-binding protein codes for MNEFSHQLMDKVKSGFSFRKQVFLLIFALLVLQLGFMSANFHSALLDTIEHQVGTRALIQAKEIASDPALIKQVRTRNVPGVEKLIDRLTKLSDASFIVVGDTEGIRLAHPVKEKVGFPMQGGDNAGALERGESYVSLREGSLGYGVRGKTPIVDSDGTIIGVVSVGYLFNRFDQWFLFYAKPFAYDVIIVFILTIIGAWFFSSHIKRKMNGMEPFQIALALYLQKSILKSVYEGVIAIDRQGKILAINNTALAMLGTKKQAHELKNRSVLEYLSQTNFFFQKPYNKNIKDEIVSFNGKTFIANRVAMIEEEHLIGWVVSFRRKDDINSLTAELTQIKQYTDNLRVLRHEHANKLSMISGLIEIGDCDSALLLINRENNRKQKIIDFISKNINNNQIAGLLLGKHTRSKELGLDLQFDPTCQLSELTDNIDANELSAVIGNLLDNAFEATLKNPQSNKVITLLLTDAGKELVIEVSDNGTGIDPQIADSIYTRGVTSKADNEGHGIGLYLINRYVTNAGGTILVDSAEPKGTIFSIFIPKNGNR; via the coding sequence ATGAATGAGTTTTCACATCAGCTGATGGACAAAGTCAAATCTGGTTTTTCGTTCAGAAAGCAGGTGTTCCTGCTTATTTTTGCTTTGTTGGTACTTCAGCTTGGTTTTATGAGTGCTAACTTTCACTCGGCTCTTCTGGATACTATTGAGCATCAGGTAGGTACCCGCGCGCTGATTCAGGCTAAAGAAATTGCCAGTGATCCAGCTTTGATCAAGCAAGTCAGAACCAGAAATGTTCCCGGTGTTGAAAAACTGATCGATCGTCTTACCAAGTTATCAGATGCAAGTTTTATTGTTGTGGGTGATACAGAGGGTATTCGCTTAGCTCACCCGGTAAAAGAGAAAGTTGGTTTCCCTATGCAGGGGGGAGACAATGCGGGAGCCCTTGAGAGAGGAGAGTCATACGTCTCTCTGCGGGAGGGAAGCTTAGGGTATGGTGTAAGAGGAAAGACGCCTATTGTTGATTCTGATGGCACTATAATAGGTGTGGTATCAGTCGGCTACTTGTTCAACAGATTTGATCAATGGTTTCTGTTTTATGCCAAGCCATTTGCTTATGACGTTATTATTGTCTTTATCCTGACGATTATTGGCGCATGGTTCTTTTCCAGCCATATAAAACGAAAAATGAACGGCATGGAGCCATTTCAGATAGCGCTGGCACTTTATCTGCAAAAGTCTATTTTAAAATCCGTTTACGAAGGTGTGATTGCAATAGACAGGCAGGGTAAAATTCTGGCGATTAATAACACTGCTCTTGCCATGCTAGGAACGAAAAAACAGGCTCATGAGCTGAAGAACCGTAGCGTACTGGAATACCTGTCTCAGACTAACTTTTTCTTCCAGAAGCCTTATAACAAAAATATAAAGGATGAAATTGTCTCATTCAACGGCAAGACCTTTATTGCAAACCGTGTTGCCATGATTGAAGAAGAACATTTAATAGGCTGGGTGGTAAGTTTCAGACGTAAGGATGATATTAACTCGCTGACAGCAGAGCTGACTCAGATAAAGCAGTATACCGATAATTTAAGAGTATTACGTCACGAACATGCAAATAAGCTATCTATGATATCCGGGCTTATTGAAATAGGCGATTGTGATTCTGCTCTATTATTAATTAATCGTGAAAATAACAGAAAGCAAAAAATTATCGACTTTATAAGTAAAAATATTAATAACAATCAAATTGCTGGTTTATTGCTGGGAAAACATACCCGTAGTAAAGAGCTTGGACTGGATCTGCAGTTTGACCCTACGTGTCAGTTGTCGGAACTGACGGACAATATTGACGCGAATGAACTCTCAGCGGTGATTGGTAATTTGCTGGATAACGCTTTTGAGGCGACGCTGAAAAATCCGCAAAGCAATAAAGTGATAACTTTGCTGCTGACTGACGCCGGAAAGGAGCTCGTTATTGAGGTGAGTGATAACGGAACAGGTATCGATCCACAAATTGCTGATTCAATATATACGCGCGGTGTCACGAGTAAGGCAGATAATGAAGGCCATGGAATAGGTCTTTACCTCATCAACCGGTATGTCACCAATGCCGGAGGTACGATTTTGGTTGATAGCGCTGAACCAAAAGGAACTATATTTTCGATTTTTATTCCCAAAAACGGTAACAGATGA
- a CDS encoding ATP-binding protein: MKLLSKIQNEVSFRNKIFIFILFSMGLQLIFIAVNLRNVAMESLEHQVGTRALIQAKEIASDPLLIESLNLNDMALIEQTAQRRRQSSDSSFIVIGDKRGIRLSHPVKERVGLPMQGADNEGALVRGESYISVSEGSLGTSIRGKSAVIDSGGNIIGVVSVGYLLTRFDEWILLYAQPLLWDFLIILVITLVGAWLFASHIKRNMNGKEPAEIAFAYNMRKSILRSVYEGIIAIDKKGRILTVNFTALEMMQSDKSPKQLNGQGITDYINQSQFLFHTPYEENLKDELISIKGDTFVANRVAIYDKEVLSGWVISFRRKDEISLLSNELTQIKLYTDNLRAIRDEYENKFSTISGLLEMGDSQSALSHIYDEKHRKQETINFVTEHIKCKQVAGILIGKASRARVLGLTLEFSPQCQLGELNQALDVNELSAIIGNLLDNAFEATLKNPKSSKIISLLINDHDQELVIEVKDNGCGIDPELATTIFNKGSSHAEGETGKGVGLYLINRFVTNSGGVIMVDNVLPRGTVFSIFIPK; encoded by the coding sequence ATGAAGTTATTGTCAAAAATCCAAAATGAAGTCTCCTTCAGAAATAAGATTTTTATCTTTATTTTGTTTTCAATGGGGCTTCAACTGATTTTTATTGCGGTCAATCTGCGCAATGTTGCGATGGAGTCACTTGAACATCAGGTTGGCACCCGTGCCCTGATTCAGGCGAAAGAGATTGCCAGTGATCCGCTGCTTATTGAGAGCTTAAATTTAAACGATATGGCTTTAATTGAACAGACAGCGCAGCGACGCAGACAGAGCTCGGATTCCAGTTTTATTGTGATTGGCGATAAGAGAGGTATTCGTCTTTCTCATCCGGTGAAAGAAAGAGTGGGGCTACCGATGCAAGGCGCAGACAATGAAGGGGCGCTGGTCAGGGGCGAATCATATATCTCTGTCAGTGAAGGCAGCCTTGGTACCTCTATCCGGGGGAAATCGGCGGTAATAGACTCTGGCGGAAATATTATTGGCGTTGTATCTGTCGGCTATTTGCTCACGCGGTTTGATGAGTGGATTTTACTGTATGCCCAGCCTTTGCTGTGGGACTTCTTGATTATATTGGTTATTACGCTGGTGGGTGCCTGGCTGTTTGCCAGCCACATTAAACGCAATATGAATGGAAAAGAGCCGGCTGAAATAGCGTTCGCCTACAATATGCGTAAATCCATATTGCGCTCGGTTTACGAAGGTATTATCGCTATCGATAAAAAGGGACGGATTCTTACCGTAAACTTTACCGCTTTAGAAATGATGCAGTCAGATAAATCCCCTAAACAGTTAAATGGTCAGGGAATTACTGATTATATAAACCAGAGTCAGTTTCTTTTCCATACGCCTTATGAAGAGAACCTGAAAGACGAGCTAATCAGCATTAAGGGCGACACCTTTGTAGCCAATCGCGTTGCAATATATGACAAAGAGGTTCTTTCCGGTTGGGTGATCAGCTTCCGCCGTAAAGACGAAATAAGCCTGTTAAGCAATGAACTTACCCAGATAAAACTCTATACCGACAACCTTCGGGCGATTCGTGATGAGTATGAGAATAAGTTTTCAACCATTTCAGGCTTACTGGAAATGGGTGACAGTCAGTCTGCTCTATCGCATATTTATGATGAAAAACATCGCAAACAAGAGACCATAAACTTTGTTACTGAGCATATTAAATGCAAGCAGGTTGCCGGTATTTTGATTGGCAAAGCGTCTCGTGCCCGTGTATTGGGATTGACCCTTGAGTTTTCGCCCCAGTGTCAGTTAGGTGAGCTTAATCAGGCACTGGATGTTAATGAACTTTCAGCAATCATTGGTAATCTATTGGATAACGCATTTGAAGCTACACTGAAAAACCCGAAAAGCAGCAAAATAATATCATTGCTGATTAATGATCACGATCAGGAACTGGTGATTGAAGTTAAAGATAATGGCTGTGGTATTGACCCAGAACTGGCCACAACGATTTTTAATAAAGGTAGTAGTCATGCCGAAGGAGAAACAGGCAAGGGGGTCGGATTGTATCTTATCAACCGGTTTGTAACCAACAGTGGCGGTGTCATTATGGTTGACAATGTTCTTCCCAGAGGCACAGTATTCTCTATCTTTATTCCTAAATAA
- a CDS encoding sodium ion-translocating decarboxylase subunit beta, translating to MESALALINDFGFLHLQWGQAIMILVGMVLLYLAIVKQFEPLLLVPIGLGGILSNLPDANLAVNAVEAAILAGKADVMQAFASVLNLADSAPEAIKHAVEMATPEQKMNLHLLAEQYKYGDGMLYTFYSVAIASGVGPLVIFMGVGAMTDFGPLLANPKTLLLGAAAQFGIFATVLGALALSQLGIMDFSVAQAAAIGIIGGADGPTAIYVSSMLAPELLGAIAVAAYSYMALVPMIQPPIMKALTTEAERKIEMKQLRQVSKIEKVCFPLMLLILIAMLLPSATPLLGMFCFGNLMRECGVVERLSDTAQNALINIVTIFLGLSVGSKLMADKFLQPQTLGILALGIAAFCVGTAAGLLMAKLMNKVFKEKVNPLLGSAGVSAVPMAARVSNKIGLEANPQNFLLMHAMGPNVAGVIGSAVAAGVMIKYVLGS from the coding sequence ATGGAAAGTGCATTAGCTCTTATAAACGATTTTGGCTTCCTGCATCTGCAGTGGGGGCAGGCCATAATGATACTGGTGGGAATGGTGCTTCTCTATCTGGCGATAGTGAAGCAGTTTGAACCTCTTTTGCTTGTACCTATTGGTTTGGGCGGGATTTTGTCTAATCTTCCCGATGCTAACCTTGCCGTGAATGCGGTGGAAGCGGCCATATTAGCGGGTAAAGCCGATGTTATGCAGGCGTTTGCTTCTGTTCTCAATTTGGCTGATAGCGCGCCTGAAGCAATAAAGCATGCCGTTGAAATGGCAACGCCTGAGCAAAAGATGAATCTTCACCTTCTGGCTGAACAGTACAAGTATGGCGACGGTATGTTGTATACCTTCTACAGCGTAGCTATTGCTTCCGGTGTAGGGCCGCTGGTGATATTTATGGGGGTTGGTGCCATGACTGACTTTGGTCCGTTACTGGCAAACCCCAAAACCTTATTGCTGGGAGCAGCGGCTCAGTTCGGTATTTTTGCCACCGTGTTAGGTGCGTTGGCACTGAGTCAGCTTGGCATTATGGATTTTAGTGTGGCTCAGGCTGCGGCTATCGGCATAATTGGTGGCGCGGATGGTCCGACAGCCATCTATGTGTCGAGCATGCTGGCCCCTGAACTACTGGGCGCTATCGCGGTAGCGGCATACTCATATATGGCATTGGTGCCTATGATCCAACCGCCAATCATGAAAGCGCTGACAACAGAAGCTGAACGTAAGATAGAGATGAAACAGCTCCGTCAGGTAAGCAAGATCGAGAAAGTTTGCTTCCCTCTGATGCTGCTTATCCTTATTGCCATGCTATTGCCTTCAGCGACACCGCTGTTAGGTATGTTCTGCTTCGGTAACCTGATGCGTGAGTGCGGTGTTGTAGAACGTCTTTCTGACACAGCTCAAAATGCGCTGATCAATATCGTAACCATTTTCCTTGGTCTGTCGGTAGGTTCTAAGCTGATGGCGGACAAGTTCCTGCAACCGCAGACTCTTGGCATTCTGGCTCTGGGTATTGCTGCGTTCTGTGTGGGCACTGCTGCTGGTTTGCTAATGGCCAAGCTGATGAACAAAGTGTTCAAGGAAAAAGTAAACCCTCTGTTGGGATCCGCTGGTGTATCGGCAGTACCTATGGCGGCAAGGGTATCGAATAAAATCGGACTTGAAGCCAATCCACAGAACTTCCTGTTGATGCATGCCATGGGGCCAAATGTCGCTGGTGTTATAGGCTCGGCAGTCGCTGCGGGTGTGATGATTAAGTATGTGCTGGGCAGTTAA
- the oadA gene encoding sodium-extruding oxaloacetate decarboxylase subunit alpha: MSKTVKPLGITDVVLRDAHQSLFATRMRLDDMLPIASKLDEIGYWSLESWGGATFDSCIRFLGEDPWERLRELKKVMPNTKQQMLFRGQNILGYRHYADDVVDKFVERAVVNGMDVFRVFDALNDVRNMKQAIQAVNRQGAHAQGTICYTTSPVHTMQSWVDVAEQLMECGVNSIALKDMSGVMSPYEAYELVSTLKKQLDVELHLHCHSTAGIADMTLLKAIEAGVDRVDTAVSSMSGTYGHPATESIVAALKGTERDTGLDIEKIENIAAYFREVRKKYHAFEGQQRGSDSRILVAQVPGGMLTNMESQLKQQNAIDRIDEVLEEIPRVREDLGFIPLVTPTSQIVGTQAVINVMMGERYKTITKETAGVLRGEYGQTPAEVNKDLQAKVLDGNEPITCRPADLIEPEVASLTESVEATAKEKGIKLSENSIDDVLNVALFDQVAWKFLENRNNPDAFEPVPVAKEEGAQPEAAKAVSDNAVYTVNVNNKAYVVQINEGADPELLAVADSQATAPVPTPAASSADAETVSAPLAGNIWKIHAKAGQEVKEGDTLLILEAMKMETEIKAARDGRVDHLAVSEGHAVQVGDALLALA, from the coding sequence ATGTCCAAAACAGTAAAACCTTTAGGTATCACAGATGTGGTGCTCCGGGACGCACATCAGTCACTATTTGCAACGCGTATGCGTTTAGATGACATGCTTCCTATTGCTTCCAAACTCGATGAAATTGGCTACTGGTCTCTTGAGTCCTGGGGCGGTGCAACGTTTGATTCATGTATTCGTTTTCTGGGAGAAGATCCTTGGGAGCGCCTGCGGGAACTTAAAAAAGTCATGCCCAATACCAAGCAACAGATGCTATTCCGCGGGCAGAATATTCTCGGTTACCGCCATTATGCTGACGATGTGGTTGATAAGTTTGTAGAGCGTGCTGTTGTCAATGGTATGGACGTATTTCGTGTGTTCGATGCACTCAATGATGTGCGAAACATGAAGCAGGCAATCCAGGCCGTTAACCGTCAGGGCGCTCACGCACAGGGTACCATCTGTTATACAACCAGCCCTGTACACACAATGCAGTCATGGGTTGATGTGGCTGAGCAACTGATGGAGTGTGGTGTTAACTCAATTGCCCTGAAAGATATGTCAGGTGTGATGTCTCCTTATGAAGCGTATGAACTGGTTTCTACCCTTAAAAAACAGCTGGATGTTGAGCTTCATCTGCACTGTCACTCCACGGCAGGTATTGCTGATATGACGTTACTGAAGGCGATAGAAGCTGGTGTCGATCGCGTTGATACAGCGGTTTCTTCAATGAGTGGTACCTATGGTCATCCTGCAACAGAGTCTATTGTTGCGGCACTGAAAGGAACGGAGCGGGACACTGGTCTCGACATTGAAAAGATTGAGAACATCGCGGCTTACTTCCGTGAAGTCCGTAAAAAGTATCACGCCTTTGAGGGTCAGCAGAGAGGCTCAGACTCTCGTATTTTAGTTGCTCAGGTTCCGGGCGGAATGCTGACCAATATGGAGAGTCAACTTAAGCAACAGAACGCCATCGACCGGATTGATGAAGTATTAGAGGAGATCCCACGGGTGCGTGAAGATCTCGGATTTATCCCTCTGGTTACGCCAACCTCTCAGATAGTAGGTACGCAGGCGGTTATTAATGTCATGATGGGAGAACGCTACAAGACCATCACTAAAGAGACTGCCGGTGTACTGCGCGGCGAATATGGCCAGACTCCGGCTGAGGTAAATAAAGATCTGCAAGCTAAAGTTCTGGATGGCAACGAGCCGATAACCTGTCGTCCGGCAGATTTGATTGAGCCGGAAGTCGCATCACTGACTGAATCCGTTGAAGCGACAGCGAAAGAGAAGGGCATAAAGTTATCTGAAAACAGCATTGATGATGTACTGAATGTTGCACTGTTTGATCAGGTGGCGTGGAAGTTTCTTGAAAACCGTAATAATCCGGATGCATTTGAACCGGTTCCTGTCGCTAAAGAAGAGGGCGCACAACCAGAAGCGGCAAAAGCAGTTTCAGATAACGCTGTGTATACGGTAAATGTAAACAATAAAGCTTATGTTGTTCAGATTAATGAAGGTGCTGACCCTGAACTTCTTGCTGTAGCCGATTCTCAAGCAACAGCTCCGGTTCCAACTCCGGCTGCAAGTTCTGCCGATGCAGAAACCGTATCGGCTCCGCTGGCGGGTAATATCTGGAAGATCCATGCAAAAGCGGGTCAGGAAGTAAAAGAGGGTGATACCCTGCTGATTCTCGAAGCGATGAAGATGGAGACAGAGATTAAGGCCGCCAGAGATGGTCGTGTTGACCATTTAGCCGTATCAGAAGGTCACGCCGTTCAGGTCGGTGATGCACTGTTGGCGTTGGCATAA
- a CDS encoding OadG family protein, which yields MSETPIILEGVTLMLLGMGFVFFFLVLLVGATRLLSTVAVKFQPTETLKAVPSRTDSSSDDSVVAALSAALHHHKQKLSQQA from the coding sequence ATGAGTGAAACTCCAATTATTCTGGAAGGTGTAACCCTTATGTTGCTAGGCATGGGGTTTGTTTTCTTCTTTCTTGTCTTACTCGTCGGGGCGACACGTCTGCTTTCAACTGTCGCAGTTAAATTTCAGCCAACTGAAACGCTGAAAGCCGTGCCATCCCGTACAGACAGCAGTTCAGACGACAGCGTAGTCGCCGCGCTTTCTGCCGCGCTTCATCACCATAAACAAAAACTAAGTCAACAGGCATAA
- the citX gene encoding citrate lyase holo-[acyl-carrier protein] synthase — protein MSDLITIFQKHQILQQRARRQQLWLTEHKLPLVTITTHLPDSMIHSTAAKSIFAIGLECAREVVRNSGGTIIKQEVFSLNSDDEGLFAVAGLSASELKKVMIKLEKSHPLGSTFNFDVMDRDGITISRKAGELQPRKCLLCDSAASYCYNFSKHSASELEEVIMTLLRSYCDEQKEAVA, from the coding sequence ATGTCTGATTTAATCACCATCTTCCAAAAGCACCAGATCCTTCAGCAAAGAGCCAGACGACAACAGCTCTGGCTGACAGAACATAAATTACCCTTAGTCACCATTACTACTCATCTGCCTGACAGCATGATTCACAGTACTGCGGCGAAATCTATATTTGCCATTGGCCTTGAGTGTGCAAGAGAGGTCGTTCGCAACTCCGGTGGAACCATAATTAAACAAGAAGTGTTTAGCCTGAACTCCGACGATGAGGGGTTATTTGCTGTGGCCGGCCTGTCTGCATCCGAGCTTAAAAAAGTAATGATCAAACTTGAGAAAAGCCATCCTCTCGGTTCAACCTTTAACTTTGACGTAATGGACCGGGACGGCATAACCATTTCAAGAAAAGCCGGAGAGTTACAACCCAGAAAATGCCTGTTATGCGACTCTGCTGCTTCATACTGCTACAACTTTTCTAAACACTCAGCTAGCGAACTAGAAGAAGTCATTATGACCCTGCTTCGCTCTTATTGTGATGAACAAAAAGAAGCCGTCGCTTAA
- the citC gene encoding [citrate (pro-3S)-lyase] ligase: MFDRYSFQKAVNGSSRRMAKVRDFLMDKGLGVDVDVEFFIVAYDNFNIVGCGGLAGNTLKSIAVDESHQGYGLSSKLITELVTLAYDMGRYHLFIYTKPENFNVFHAAGFYLIASVKGRVILLENSKNRLKNYCNSLAKLRRSGGKIGSIVMNANPFTLGHRYLVEKASQECDWLHLFVVKEDSSFFNYHDRMNMIQAGVKSFENVIVHPGSEYMISRATFPSYFLKDEGVINFAHTAIDLQLFRQHIAPALAITHRYVGTEPICKVTRFYNQQMHQWLSTQVLDSPAISLIEIPRCEQGELPVSASLVRNLLFQNRWEEIKKIVPLTTYEYLQKLFSEEDSLYQNKRKSAVIKALPQLVV; the protein is encoded by the coding sequence GTGTTTGATCGATACAGTTTTCAAAAAGCAGTTAACGGTAGCAGCCGTAGAATGGCGAAAGTTAGGGATTTTCTGATGGATAAGGGACTGGGCGTTGATGTGGACGTTGAGTTTTTTATCGTTGCTTACGATAATTTTAACATTGTCGGCTGCGGAGGACTGGCCGGTAACACGCTGAAATCAATTGCTGTTGATGAATCCCATCAGGGATATGGCTTATCCAGCAAACTGATCACTGAATTGGTAACGCTTGCCTATGATATGGGACGCTACCATCTGTTTATCTATACTAAGCCGGAAAACTTTAACGTATTTCATGCTGCCGGATTTTACTTGATTGCATCAGTTAAAGGCCGGGTGATTCTGCTGGAAAACAGTAAAAACCGGCTTAAAAATTATTGTAACAGTCTGGCTAAACTCAGACGCAGTGGCGGAAAAATCGGCTCAATAGTGATGAACGCCAACCCTTTCACCCTTGGTCACCGCTACCTTGTCGAAAAAGCGTCTCAGGAGTGTGATTGGCTACACTTGTTCGTGGTGAAGGAAGACAGCTCATTTTTCAATTATCACGACAGAATGAATATGATTCAGGCAGGGGTTAAATCGTTTGAAAATGTAATTGTTCACCCCGGCTCAGAATATATGATTTCCAGGGCAACCTTTCCCAGTTACTTCCTTAAAGATGAAGGCGTGATTAACTTTGCTCATACCGCGATAGATCTACAACTATTCCGTCAGCATATTGCGCCGGCACTTGCTATTACCCATCGTTATGTAGGGACTGAACCTATCTGTAAAGTTACTCGTTTCTACAATCAGCAGATGCACCAGTGGCTCTCAACACAAGTACTCGACTCTCCGGCAATTTCACTAATTGAAATACCGCGCTGTGAACAGGGTGAACTGCCGGTGTCTGCTTCGTTAGTGCGAAACCTGTTGTTCCAGAACCGCTGGGAGGAGATAAAAAAGATAGTGCCGCTAACTACCTATGAGTATTTGCAGAAGTTATTTAGTGAAGAAGATTCCCTTTATCAGAACAAGCGCAAATCGGCAGTAATCAAAGCGCTGCCACAGCTGGTGGTATAA
- a CDS encoding tripartite tricarboxylate transporter permease: protein MTDILANLMNGFGVALQPYHLLLVTVGGVLGTIVGMLPGLGPATGVAVLLPMTFAMGPTAALITMTGVYIGAMFGGSRSSILINTPGDGAALAATFDGYPMAMKGRAESALAMSAIASLIGGTIAAVLMTLLAEPVASFALKFGPAEYFLLMVAALSMTASMSKGNMLKGFLSMVVGLSIATIGIDAQSGVERFTFGNLELQTGVDFLVVIIGIYALGEVFKSFRSLSKGTKKAQTKFKRIWISGDDWPRSKWPILRSAPVGFIIGSLPGAGGTMASLMCYNNEKQLSKNSEEFGKGAIEGLAAPESANNAASIGAMIPMLSLGVPGSGTTAVMMGALLMLGIQPGPLLFTQYPETAWGLIASMFVANFILAIVNIPLAGALVRVLAIPPKVLYPIVLGLAFIGCYAISNSVVDFYILVILGVAGVVMKRADIPTAPMILAVIVGGTMEQSFRQAYRISNQDLSVFMHSTVAQVLIAVTVLSIGLPILSMLRKRKAEAQTA, encoded by the coding sequence ATGACTGATATTCTTGCTAACTTAATGAATGGCTTTGGTGTTGCGCTTCAGCCATATCATTTACTGCTTGTCACTGTGGGTGGCGTATTGGGTACCATTGTCGGTATGTTGCCCGGCCTTGGCCCTGCAACGGGTGTTGCGGTTCTGCTACCGATGACATTTGCTATGGGACCGACGGCTGCACTGATCACCATGACAGGTGTTTATATCGGTGCCATGTTTGGTGGCTCCCGTAGTTCTATCCTGATTAATACTCCGGGGGACGGTGCCGCTCTGGCTGCGACGTTCGACGGTTACCCTATGGCAATGAAAGGCCGTGCAGAGTCCGCTCTTGCTATGTCTGCAATTGCTTCATTAATCGGCGGTACAATCGCAGCGGTGTTAATGACACTACTTGCTGAGCCTGTTGCAAGCTTTGCTCTGAAGTTTGGTCCTGCGGAGTACTTCTTGTTGATGGTTGCGGCTCTTTCTATGACGGCTTCCATGTCTAAGGGAAATATGCTCAAAGGCTTCCTATCCATGGTAGTCGGCTTGTCCATCGCGACCATTGGTATAGATGCCCAGTCGGGTGTTGAACGCTTTACCTTTGGCAACTTAGAACTTCAGACAGGCGTTGATTTCCTTGTGGTTATCATTGGTATCTACGCACTTGGAGAAGTATTTAAGAGCTTCCGTTCCCTCAGTAAAGGCACTAAGAAAGCGCAGACTAAGTTTAAGCGCATCTGGATTTCAGGTGATGACTGGCCTCGTTCTAAATGGCCAATCCTGAGGAGTGCCCCTGTCGGCTTTATTATCGGCTCACTACCGGGTGCCGGCGGAACCATGGCTTCCCTGATGTGTTACAACAACGAGAAACAGCTTTCTAAGAACAGTGAAGAGTTTGGTAAAGGTGCTATCGAAGGTCTTGCCGCGCCGGAGTCAGCAAATAACGCCGCCTCTATCGGTGCCATGATTCCAATGCTGTCACTGGGTGTTCCGGGTTCTGGTACCACAGCGGTAATGATGGGTGCACTTCTGATGCTGGGTATTCAGCCGGGTCCGCTGCTGTTTACTCAATATCCTGAAACCGCATGGGGTCTGATTGCCAGTATGTTTGTTGCTAACTTTATTCTGGCTATCGTAAATATCCCGCTGGCGGGTGCATTGGTAAGGGTTCTGGCTATTCCGCCTAAAGTACTGTACCCAATTGTACTTGGTCTTGCCTTTATCGGCTGTTATGCCATCAGTAACTCGGTAGTCGACTTCTATATTCTGGTTATTCTTGGGGTGGCTGGTGTTGTGATGAAGCGTGCAGATATTCCTACTGCGCCAATGATCCTTGCAGTCATTGTTGGCGGAACCATGGAGCAATCTTTCCGTCAGGCGTACCGCATCTCAAATCAGGATCTAAGTGTCTTTATGCACTCAACAGTTGCACAGGTTCTTATTGCAGTAACGGTACTATCTATCGGTCTGCCAATCCTAAGTATGCTGCGTAAACGCAAAGCGGAAGCACAAACCGCATAA